One window from the genome of Rufibacter tibetensis encodes:
- a CDS encoding tetratricopeptide repeat protein — translation MKAHLLSLLLVSLLLLCGKASAQSKVLYDQSRLETIAISSFTNPELSRLVQELGRDNHHRSGKLVLPVQFELQEKITRDGDQLLLAASIKNVQVREQVFFQDFDVADALTPSVVHAKVELLGKEDKVLQVFDVSGKAIKYDVATFLVQTSVKDTSAFTGFKLRVVERKLGFSGENQTALQTRLSLINRYYAADARLAQLTRELQTINPNDLDRLELQMTRLTDLERELDHLYDNRLDRELELNRRDPVQLRRRVKDLNYAFKERRVALDQMWARLPEIYYNRGLELAMNGNAGGGREFFERSLKANPAFAPAHLQIARLDFKAGFLKEAGQRTRDLLNRMQVDPETYRFGQELALDIQNEYVHNGESFNNQGKYSQALQQFEEARDFCRGISSLKCRPDLWEEGIAFAKNGIYDNLLQDGKQALHQKNLAQAEKLAKEAQKYARNNKTAIDSDAAATSLLRDVQQQVYQGLMADGRKALQQKQYNAALQAFDKGKNLASDFGLAPQSDADQLLRQAARPVIMEKIAEGQLQANANKLPQARSSAAEVTNLQIRYGLVNDKELDGKFRTLSQGIFSQECANAQAEYDQHYQQALQLSSERKFAQAAAELDKALASSKGNGGCAISSATAEVELTRIDAPAHYQELLQKTNAFISQNNMGSAVKVYVEAVQHFEAAEVGRFGLGHESLLAFALDHENKAFIAEVAKYAATTGDATGAIDLVKRLVFKNYTKYNLNQLQEQIGEQLATVDAQANPKADYKQLANMYTGGSKDLKKLNKAYQKQFKKLT, via the coding sequence ATGAAAGCACACCTACTTTCGCTTCTGTTGGTTTCGCTGCTCTTGTTGTGTGGAAAGGCCAGCGCCCAGTCCAAGGTTTTGTATGACCAAAGCAGGCTGGAAACTATTGCCATCTCCAGTTTTACTAACCCAGAGCTTAGCAGACTGGTGCAGGAGTTAGGGCGGGACAACCACCATAGATCTGGAAAACTGGTGTTACCGGTGCAGTTTGAGTTGCAGGAAAAAATAACCCGTGACGGAGATCAATTACTGCTGGCCGCCTCCATCAAGAACGTGCAGGTGCGGGAGCAGGTGTTCTTCCAGGACTTTGACGTAGCCGATGCCTTGACGCCTTCTGTGGTACATGCCAAAGTAGAGTTGCTGGGGAAAGAGGACAAAGTGTTGCAGGTTTTTGATGTGTCAGGCAAAGCCATCAAATATGACGTGGCTACTTTTCTGGTACAGACCTCGGTGAAAGATACGTCAGCCTTCACCGGCTTTAAACTACGGGTGGTGGAGAGAAAGCTCGGTTTCTCAGGCGAAAACCAAACTGCTTTGCAGACCCGCCTTTCCCTGATCAACCGCTATTATGCCGCCGATGCCCGGTTGGCGCAACTGACGCGTGAGCTGCAAACCATCAACCCGAATGACCTTGACCGCCTGGAGCTACAGATGACCCGCCTGACAGACCTGGAACGGGAATTGGACCACTTGTACGACAACCGATTGGACCGGGAATTGGAGCTGAACCGACGTGACCCGGTGCAACTGCGCCGCCGGGTGAAAGACCTGAACTATGCTTTCAAGGAGCGCCGTGTGGCCTTAGACCAGATGTGGGCGCGCTTGCCTGAGATTTATTACAACCGGGGATTGGAGCTGGCCATGAACGGAAATGCCGGGGGTGGCCGCGAATTTTTTGAACGCTCCCTGAAGGCCAACCCGGCCTTCGCGCCCGCGCATTTACAAATAGCTCGGCTTGATTTTAAGGCCGGTTTTCTGAAAGAAGCCGGGCAACGCACCCGTGATCTGCTGAACCGTATGCAGGTAGACCCAGAGACTTACCGGTTTGGGCAGGAGCTGGCGCTGGATATCCAGAACGAGTACGTGCACAACGGCGAGAGCTTCAACAACCAGGGTAAATACAGCCAGGCCCTGCAGCAGTTTGAAGAAGCCCGCGATTTCTGCCGGGGCATCTCCAGCCTAAAATGCCGGCCTGATTTGTGGGAGGAAGGAATCGCCTTCGCCAAAAACGGTATCTACGACAACCTCCTACAAGATGGCAAGCAAGCCCTACACCAAAAGAACCTAGCTCAGGCCGAAAAGCTTGCCAAAGAAGCCCAGAAGTACGCTCGCAACAACAAAACTGCCATTGACTCAGACGCCGCCGCCACTTCTCTGCTGCGCGATGTGCAGCAGCAAGTCTACCAAGGCCTAATGGCCGACGGACGCAAAGCCCTGCAGCAAAAGCAGTACAATGCCGCCTTGCAGGCGTTTGATAAAGGGAAAAACCTGGCCAGTGACTTCGGCTTGGCTCCTCAGTCCGATGCCGATCAACTACTCCGCCAGGCAGCCCGGCCCGTCATCATGGAGAAGATTGCCGAAGGTCAGTTGCAAGCCAACGCAAATAAACTGCCTCAAGCCCGGTCTTCGGCGGCAGAAGTAACCAACCTGCAAATCCGGTACGGCCTGGTGAACGATAAAGAATTAGATGGAAAGTTCAGAACTTTGAGCCAAGGCATTTTCTCCCAGGAGTGCGCCAACGCCCAGGCAGAGTATGACCAGCACTACCAGCAAGCCCTGCAGCTCAGCAGTGAGCGCAAATTTGCCCAAGCCGCGGCTGAGTTAGACAAAGCGCTGGCCTCCTCGAAAGGCAACGGCGGTTGCGCTATCTCCTCGGCTACCGCCGAGGTAGAATTGACCCGTATTGATGCTCCCGCCCATTACCAAGAGTTGCTGCAGAAAACCAATGCCTTCATAAGCCAGAACAACATGGGCAGCGCCGTAAAGGTGTACGTAGAAGCAGTCCAGCACTTTGAAGCCGCTGAGGTAGGACGTTTCGGTTTAGGCCACGAGTCTTTGCTTGCTTTTGCGCTGGACCATGAGAACAAAGCCTTTATCGCTGAAGTAGCCAAATATGCCGCCACGACCGGAGATGCCACCGGAGCAATAGATTTAGTAAAACGGCTGGTTTTCAAAAACTACACCAAATACAATCTGAACCAACTGCAGGAACAGATTGGTGAGCAACTAGCCACCGTAGATGCTCAAGCTAATCCTAAAGCAGACTACAAGCAACTGGCCAACATGTACACCGGTGGTTCTAAAGATTTGAAAAAGCTGAATAAGGCATATCAGAAACAATTCAAGAAACTGACCTAA
- a CDS encoding Ppx/GppA phosphatase family protein yields the protein MPSRYALIDLGTNTFHLLIVELDAGGVQQTLYKTKVPVKLGQGGINKGEITPEARERGLNTLTEFREIMNQHQVEVVKATATSALRNASNGLEVIQAIKEQTGIDVEVISGAREAELIFKGVQLAMEIGPKPVLVMDIGGGSVEFIIGTEKGVLWKKSFEIGAQRLLDKFYQDQEQAISPEQVKALRHYLQDHLQKLTAAVLQHQPEVLVGSSGTFDTLVDMDLAARNITRDPNGSPDMSLELTTFQKQYKELLQKNRTKRLAIPGMLEMRVDMIVVACVAIAWTLEKFNLEKIRVSAYALKEGMLAELLQE from the coding sequence ATGCCTAGCAGATACGCCCTCATAGATCTTGGAACCAACACCTTCCACTTACTTATTGTTGAACTAGACGCCGGTGGCGTGCAGCAGACACTGTATAAAACCAAAGTGCCGGTAAAGCTTGGGCAAGGTGGCATCAACAAAGGAGAAATCACCCCAGAGGCCCGTGAACGTGGGTTGAACACGCTCACGGAGTTTAGGGAAATCATGAACCAGCACCAGGTAGAGGTGGTAAAAGCCACCGCTACCAGCGCCCTCCGCAACGCCAGCAACGGCCTTGAGGTAATTCAAGCCATTAAAGAGCAAACCGGTATTGACGTGGAAGTCATCTCGGGTGCCCGGGAGGCTGAACTGATTTTCAAAGGTGTGCAACTCGCCATGGAAATCGGACCGAAACCTGTGCTGGTCATGGACATTGGCGGAGGCAGTGTGGAGTTCATCATTGGCACCGAAAAAGGGGTTCTTTGGAAAAAGAGCTTTGAGATTGGGGCACAACGTCTGCTGGATAAATTCTACCAGGATCAGGAACAGGCTATTTCACCTGAGCAGGTAAAAGCCTTACGCCATTACCTGCAAGACCATCTCCAGAAACTTACGGCAGCGGTGCTACAGCACCAACCCGAGGTGCTGGTTGGCTCCTCCGGCACCTTTGACACCCTCGTTGACATGGACTTGGCTGCCCGAAACATCACTCGTGATCCTAATGGCTCCCCCGACATGAGTTTGGAACTGACTACTTTCCAAAAGCAATACAAAGAGCTTCTGCAAAAGAACCGCACCAAACGCTTGGCTATTCCTGGCATGTTAGAGATGCGGGTAGATATGATTGTAGTTGCGTGTGTCGCTATTGCCTGGACGTTGGAGAAGTTTAATCTGGAGAAGATACGGGTGTCGGCGTATGCGTTGAAGGAGGGGATGTTAGCGGAGTTGTTGCAGGAATAG
- a CDS encoding class I SAM-dependent methyltransferase has product MYSFLTTSAWTDYELIDCGNFEKLERFGDYVLARPEPQAAWDKHLSEGEWERLAQATFKREKGNQEKGQWQLKKGMAEQWFINYRYNDLKLRFRLGLSSFKHVGLFPEQDPNWQFIYDRTCALPGKPKVLNMFAYTGGASLAANAAGADVTHLDSVKQVNFWARQNMEASNLDNIRWLVEDAMKYARREVKRGNKYQGIILDPPAYGRGPDGEKWQLEEQINELIKLCSQMLDPENNFFVINLYSLGFSALILDNLIKASFGKTVQNEELGELYLQDQAKRKLPLGTFFRFSSVK; this is encoded by the coding sequence ATGTACTCTTTCCTGACCACCAGCGCCTGGACCGATTATGAACTGATAGATTGCGGCAACTTTGAGAAGCTGGAGCGCTTTGGAGACTACGTGCTGGCCCGCCCGGAGCCCCAGGCTGCCTGGGACAAACACTTGTCTGAGGGCGAGTGGGAAAGGCTGGCGCAGGCGACCTTCAAGCGGGAAAAAGGAAATCAGGAGAAAGGCCAGTGGCAACTGAAAAAAGGCATGGCCGAACAATGGTTCATCAACTACCGGTACAATGACCTGAAGCTGCGTTTTAGGTTGGGTTTGTCTTCTTTTAAACACGTTGGCTTGTTCCCTGAGCAAGACCCTAACTGGCAGTTCATCTATGATCGTACCTGTGCTTTGCCCGGCAAGCCGAAGGTTTTGAACATGTTCGCTTATACGGGTGGGGCCTCTTTAGCCGCCAACGCCGCCGGTGCCGATGTCACCCACCTTGACTCTGTGAAGCAAGTCAATTTCTGGGCCAGACAGAACATGGAAGCCAGTAACCTGGACAACATCCGCTGGCTGGTGGAAGACGCCATGAAGTATGCCCGTCGTGAGGTAAAACGCGGAAACAAGTACCAAGGCATCATCCTGGATCCGCCCGCTTACGGACGCGGACCCGATGGAGAGAAATGGCAACTGGAGGAACAGATCAATGAACTCATCAAGCTCTGCTCCCAGATGCTGGATCCCGAGAACAACTTCTTTGTGATCAATCTCTATTCGCTTGGTTTCTCTGCCCTCATCCTGGACAACCTGATTAAAGCCTCTTTTGGTAAAACCGTGCAGAATGAAGAACTGGGCGAACTGTACCTACAAGACCAGGCCAAACGGAAACTCCCGCTGGGCACCTTCTTCCGGTTTAGTTCTGTGAAGTAA
- the dapF gene encoding diaminopimelate epimerase: MNLTFYKYQGTGNDFVVLDNRNESIALTQEQVAFLCDRRKGIGADGLMLLQNKEGYDFEMVYYNADGRPSSMCGNGGRCLVAFAQFLEVVENQAYFIAADGPHQAFLKDGLVHLQMKDVDTLEALEGATFLDTGSPHYVKQVEALQEMNVFAEGRAIRYSDRFKAEGTNVNFVEHLPENRLSVRTYERGVEDETFSCGTGVTACALAASQAGYESPIHIQVLGGELQVSFEKEGTGFKNVYLIGPAVQVFKGEITL; this comes from the coding sequence ATGAATCTAACTTTCTATAAATACCAGGGCACCGGCAATGACTTTGTGGTGCTGGACAACCGAAATGAGTCCATAGCGCTTACCCAGGAGCAAGTGGCCTTTTTATGTGACCGCCGCAAAGGCATAGGAGCAGACGGGCTTATGTTGTTGCAGAACAAAGAAGGCTATGACTTTGAGATGGTTTACTACAATGCAGACGGCCGGCCCAGTTCTATGTGCGGCAACGGAGGCCGGTGTTTAGTGGCTTTTGCTCAGTTTCTGGAGGTAGTAGAGAATCAGGCGTATTTCATTGCCGCCGACGGTCCTCACCAGGCGTTCCTGAAAGATGGATTGGTGCACCTGCAAATGAAGGATGTGGACACTCTGGAAGCTTTAGAGGGAGCCACTTTCCTGGATACGGGCTCGCCACATTACGTGAAGCAGGTGGAGGCGCTGCAGGAGATGAACGTGTTTGCCGAAGGCCGTGCCATCCGCTACTCAGATCGTTTCAAGGCCGAAGGAACCAACGTGAACTTTGTGGAGCATCTGCCAGAAAACAGACTCTCTGTGCGCACCTATGAACGCGGCGTGGAAGATGAGACGTTCTCCTGCGGAACGGGAGTAACTGCCTGTGCTTTGGCCGCCAGCCAGGCCGGCTACGAAAGCCCCATTCATATACAGGTACTGGGAGGCGAACTGCAGGTAAGCTTCGAAAAAGAAGGAACCGGCTTTAAAAACGTATACCTGATTGGACCAGCGGTGCAGGTGTTCAAAGGAGAGATTACCCTTTAA
- a CDS encoding glycosyltransferase family 2 protein, which produces MALPACSLIIATYNWPEALSLCLQSVMKQAVLPQEVLIADDGSGEETRALIHRFQKDFPVPLLHVWQPDHGFQKTMILNKAIAQAKGTYIVQVDGDVILHDKFIEDHLSLATPNRFLAGGRINLSEEHTRHVLENSIVTFTLRDIIKTSNLFNGLRSGFLRRVLANRYKLKGKNKYYAKGCNMSFWRKDLLAVNGYNENYVGWGPEDSELAARLMNAGIRKKSLKMGGVQYHLHHTYVDTSRKAINEELLCTTIQTNITYCEKGIDQYLQK; this is translated from the coding sequence ATGGCATTGCCTGCTTGCTCACTTATTATTGCGACCTATAACTGGCCGGAGGCACTTAGTCTTTGCCTGCAGAGTGTCATGAAGCAAGCTGTACTGCCACAGGAAGTATTGATTGCCGATGATGGATCTGGCGAAGAGACAAGGGCCTTGATTCATCGGTTCCAGAAAGATTTTCCGGTTCCCCTTCTGCACGTGTGGCAACCTGATCATGGTTTCCAGAAAACCATGATCCTGAACAAAGCCATTGCCCAAGCCAAGGGAACGTATATTGTTCAGGTAGATGGCGATGTGATTTTGCATGACAAGTTTATAGAGGATCATCTTTCCCTGGCCACGCCTAACCGTTTTTTAGCCGGCGGAAGGATAAACCTGTCAGAAGAGCATACCCGGCATGTACTGGAAAACTCAATTGTGACTTTCACCTTACGTGACATCATTAAGACCAGCAATTTGTTTAACGGCCTACGCAGTGGCTTCCTGCGCCGGGTTTTGGCTAACCGCTATAAACTAAAAGGGAAAAATAAGTACTACGCCAAAGGCTGCAACATGTCTTTCTGGCGAAAGGACCTTCTGGCGGTGAATGGTTACAATGAGAACTACGTGGGGTGGGGCCCCGAAGACAGTGAACTTGCCGCCCGCCTCATGAATGCTGGTATCAGGAAAAAATCTCTGAAGATGGGAGGCGTTCAGTACCACTTGCATCATACTTACGTAGACACCAGCCGCAAAGCCATCAATGAAGAGTTGTTGTGTACCACTATCCAGACCAACATAACTTACTGTGAAAAAGGGATAGACCAATACCTTCAAAAGTAG
- a CDS encoding GNAT family N-acetyltransferase, with amino-acid sequence MLHTNRIFLRAPEPSDLDFLYRLENDTELWSVSLSVAPFSREALRAYLESASMDIFAARQLRLMVCLQADRSAIGTVDLFDFEPMHQRAGVGIALAAEHRGHGYGKETLELLINYATQVLQLHQLYCSVAQENSASLQLFKGAGFQEVGLRKEWLRTPQGWQDVVELQKLLSLS; translated from the coding sequence ATGCTGCACACTAACCGTATCTTTCTGCGCGCACCAGAACCTTCTGACTTAGACTTTTTGTACCGTCTGGAGAATGATACAGAGCTTTGGTCAGTTAGTCTTTCGGTGGCTCCTTTTTCCAGGGAGGCGTTGCGGGCTTATTTAGAGAGTGCATCAATGGATATTTTTGCGGCACGCCAGTTAAGGTTAATGGTGTGTCTGCAGGCCGACCGTAGCGCTATTGGTACTGTTGACCTGTTTGACTTTGAGCCTATGCACCAACGGGCGGGAGTGGGCATAGCTTTAGCTGCAGAGCACCGTGGTCACGGGTACGGAAAAGAGACGTTAGAACTCCTGATAAATTATGCAACCCAGGTGCTGCAATTGCATCAGCTTTATTGCTCTGTAGCGCAGGAGAATAGTGCTAGTCTACAGCTTTTTAAGGGTGCGGGCTTTCAGGAAGTAGGCCTAAGAAAGGAGTGGCTCAGAACTCCTCAGGGGTGGCAGGATGTAGTGGAACTTCAGAAGCTCCTATCCCTTTCTTAG
- a CDS encoding glycosyltransferase family 1 protein — protein sequence MLDLDSDFIPGGGGSSLSSEPEVSSSSTYSSSVNNAPRVSSNQSSDTSLEAYLSSVSAIICLSHLRWDFVFQRPQHLLTRFAKHTRLFYFEEPYFADNAQPRLEMQERENGRVTIVVAHLPNGLTPEESDAKQAELLNAFMADHDLEKTVFWYYTPMALEISRQFKPALTVFDVMDELSAFKFAPPRLLELEAELLEKADVVFTGGQSLYEAKQNRHKEVYAFPSSIDKAHFAQARQEQPDPADQANIPHPRMGFFGVVDERFDIELLREVALARPEWQFVIIGPVVKIDAAVLPSSKNIHYLGGKSYQELPTYLAGWDVAMLLFAHNESTKYISPTKTPEYLAAGRPVVSTSIKDVVRPYGDHNLVQIADGAKEFEAALEKALAQREDTDWRRRTDDFLAGISWDKTWQNMVRLMQGVSKTKSANKSAASK from the coding sequence ATGCTTGATCTAGACTCAGATTTCATCCCCGGCGGGGGAGGTAGCTCCCTTTCGTCTGAACCCGAGGTATCTTCTTCCAGTACCTATTCTTCTTCTGTAAATAATGCTCCGCGGGTATCTTCAAACCAGAGTTCTGACACCTCGCTTGAAGCATATCTTTCTTCTGTATCTGCCATCATCTGTTTATCTCACCTGCGTTGGGACTTCGTGTTTCAGCGCCCACAACACTTATTAACCCGTTTTGCCAAGCATACGCGCCTCTTCTACTTTGAGGAGCCTTATTTTGCTGATAATGCGCAGCCTCGCCTGGAAATGCAGGAGCGGGAGAATGGCCGTGTTACCATAGTGGTAGCTCATTTACCAAATGGTCTTACACCTGAAGAGTCAGACGCGAAACAAGCTGAGTTGCTCAACGCCTTCATGGCAGACCATGATCTGGAGAAAACAGTTTTCTGGTACTATACTCCTATGGCGTTGGAGATTTCCCGTCAGTTCAAGCCGGCTTTAACGGTTTTTGACGTGATGGATGAACTTTCTGCCTTCAAATTCGCTCCTCCGCGCTTGCTGGAACTGGAAGCTGAGTTGCTGGAGAAAGCAGATGTGGTGTTCACCGGCGGACAAAGCCTGTATGAAGCCAAGCAGAACAGACACAAAGAAGTATATGCTTTCCCAAGCAGCATAGATAAGGCGCACTTCGCCCAAGCCCGTCAGGAACAGCCAGATCCTGCAGATCAGGCCAACATCCCGCATCCGCGCATGGGGTTCTTTGGAGTGGTAGATGAGCGTTTTGATATTGAGTTACTTCGTGAAGTAGCGCTAGCCCGCCCAGAATGGCAGTTTGTGATTATTGGGCCGGTAGTGAAAATAGATGCGGCAGTATTGCCTTCAAGTAAAAATATCCATTACCTGGGCGGTAAATCGTATCAGGAGTTGCCTACGTATCTGGCAGGTTGGGATGTGGCCATGCTGCTGTTTGCCCACAATGAATCAACCAAATACATCAGTCCAACTAAAACGCCAGAGTACCTGGCTGCGGGCAGACCGGTGGTTTCTACCTCTATTAAAGACGTAGTGCGCCCGTACGGCGACCACAACCTGGTGCAGATTGCCGATGGTGCGAAAGAGTTTGAGGCGGCCCTGGAGAAGGCGCTGGCCCAAAGAGAAGATACTGACTGGAGACGCCGCACAGATGATTTCCTAGCCGGTATCTCTTGGGATAAAACCTGGCAGAACATGGTACGCCTCATGCAGGGCGTATCCAAAACGAAGAGTGCCAACAAGAGCGCTGCTTCAAAATAA
- the glf gene encoding UDP-galactopyranose mutase — MFDYLIVGAGFAGSVLAERLATYSNKKVLIIDKRSHIAGNAYDHYNEDGILVHKYGPHIFHTNSKDVFEYLGQFTEWRPYEHRVLASVDGQQVPMPINLDTINKLYGLSLTSFELDKWFESVAEKVDTVRTSEDVVVSKVGRELYEKFFKNYTRKQWGMDPSELDKSVTSRVPTRTNRDDRYFTDTYQAMPLHGFTKMFEKMLDHPNIKIMLNTDYHEIIDMIPFKEMIYTGPVDEYFDFKYGKLPYRSLEFKHETVNKETFQPVAVVNYPNEQLYTRVTEFKYLTGQQHPKTSLVYEFPRAEGDPYYPVPKPENAELYNKYKKLADSTSGVHFVGRLATYKYYNMDQVVAQALTLHKKLTEKDKVALPVVDGVDVLPKVVREALNGGSATLNGSSTKVSSNGKH; from the coding sequence ATGTTCGACTATCTGATTGTAGGGGCAGGATTTGCCGGGAGCGTATTGGCCGAGCGTTTGGCTACGTATTCCAACAAGAAAGTATTAATCATAGACAAGCGTTCACACATTGCCGGTAACGCCTATGACCACTATAACGAAGACGGGATTCTGGTTCACAAGTATGGCCCCCATATCTTCCATACCAACTCCAAAGACGTTTTTGAATATTTAGGGCAGTTCACCGAGTGGCGCCCTTATGAGCACCGCGTACTAGCCAGTGTAGACGGCCAGCAAGTGCCTATGCCTATTAATCTGGACACTATCAACAAGCTGTATGGCCTGAGCCTGACTTCTTTTGAACTGGACAAGTGGTTTGAATCAGTAGCTGAGAAGGTAGACACCGTGCGCACGTCAGAAGATGTGGTGGTAAGCAAAGTAGGCCGTGAGCTTTACGAGAAATTCTTTAAGAACTACACCCGCAAGCAGTGGGGAATGGACCCGTCTGAACTGGACAAGTCGGTGACTTCACGCGTACCAACCCGTACCAACCGTGATGACCGCTACTTCACAGACACGTACCAAGCCATGCCGTTGCACGGGTTTACCAAGATGTTTGAGAAGATGCTGGATCACCCCAACATTAAAATCATGCTCAACACAGACTACCATGAAATCATTGACATGATTCCGTTCAAGGAAATGATTTACACTGGTCCGGTAGATGAGTACTTTGATTTCAAATATGGTAAGCTTCCGTACCGTTCGCTTGAATTCAAGCATGAGACCGTGAACAAAGAAACCTTCCAACCAGTGGCGGTGGTGAACTACCCTAATGAGCAGCTGTACACCCGCGTAACAGAGTTTAAATACCTGACTGGTCAGCAGCATCCTAAAACCAGCCTGGTATATGAGTTCCCACGTGCTGAGGGTGATCCGTACTATCCAGTGCCTAAACCAGAGAATGCTGAGCTGTACAACAAGTACAAAAAGCTGGCAGACTCTACCTCGGGCGTGCACTTTGTAGGCCGTTTGGCTACATACAAATACTACAACATGGACCAGGTAGTAGCTCAGGCGCTTACTCTGCACAAGAAATTGACAGAGAAAGACAAAGTTGCCCTTCCGGTAGTAGACGGTGTAGATGTACTGCCGAAAGTAGTGCGCGAGGCATTGAACGGAGGTTCAGCCACTCTAAATGGAAGTTCCACCAAAGTGAGTTCGAATGGCAAACATTGA